One window of the Pradoshia eiseniae genome contains the following:
- a CDS encoding complex I subunit 4 family protein — protein sequence MILILLVFSPLLFLLALWLLPKGNSRVLKLVGVLGTLPPLLFSLLIVLSGEKWSSFTAYADWFQLDNTGNEFSQMYAVPFELGIDGFSMVMILLTAVLSMLAAIASTWQIGKEWRGYFSLFLLLEIGMLGVFAAENLILFFLFFEVTLVATFFLVGKWGGFDREKASYRFLIYNGLGSAILLFVIAVLFAKTGTANIEILQQILSLGGQTLLSPISSELKYALLIALLVAFGIKLPIFPLHSWVLKVHVEAPPAVVMLHAGILLKIGAYGLIRFGVGLFPEEFSHVSFWVILLGVVNLLYGAFLALVQTDFKLMLAYSSVSHMGIVLMGIGALNDAGMQGAVFQVVSHGLIASLFFLLVGVMQNRFHTTDMRKLGGLWNGMPVFSGLLLTAGMASLGLPGLSGFISEFLAFLGVFEEEAVLGAIGTLGIILTAVYILRAVLKMTFGPAQTKARDLRLIEWMPAAVLVGIIVLIGVYPSILERAISGMGG from the coding sequence ATGATATTAATTTTGCTTGTTTTTTCGCCACTCCTGTTCTTGTTGGCTTTATGGCTCCTGCCGAAGGGGAATAGCCGCGTGCTTAAGCTAGTCGGTGTGCTTGGGACGCTGCCTCCGCTTTTGTTCTCACTGCTTATCGTCTTATCCGGGGAGAAATGGAGCAGCTTTACAGCTTATGCGGATTGGTTTCAGCTTGACAATACGGGTAATGAATTCAGTCAGATGTATGCCGTTCCGTTTGAACTTGGTATTGATGGATTTTCAATGGTGATGATTCTATTGACGGCAGTGTTGAGCATGCTCGCGGCAATTGCCTCTACTTGGCAAATCGGAAAGGAGTGGAGGGGATATTTCAGCCTCTTCTTGCTGCTGGAAATAGGGATGCTCGGCGTGTTCGCGGCTGAGAACTTGATTTTGTTCTTCCTTTTCTTTGAAGTGACGCTTGTTGCGACCTTCTTTTTGGTTGGCAAATGGGGAGGGTTTGATCGGGAGAAGGCCTCCTATCGTTTCTTAATCTACAATGGTCTAGGTTCAGCGATTTTGCTGTTCGTGATTGCTGTCTTATTCGCGAAGACGGGTACAGCCAATATTGAGATTTTGCAACAGATTTTATCCCTCGGCGGACAAACATTATTGTCCCCGATTAGCTCGGAATTAAAATATGCCCTCCTCATCGCCCTGCTAGTGGCCTTCGGCATTAAACTGCCAATCTTCCCGCTTCATTCATGGGTATTGAAGGTCCACGTGGAAGCGCCCCCGGCTGTGGTTATGCTCCATGCCGGAATCTTGCTGAAGATTGGCGCCTATGGCTTGATTCGTTTCGGCGTTGGGCTGTTTCCAGAGGAGTTCAGCCACGTTTCCTTCTGGGTGATCCTGCTTGGGGTAGTCAACCTTCTGTATGGAGCCTTTCTGGCGCTCGTTCAGACCGATTTCAAGCTGATGCTGGCATATTCCTCGGTCTCTCATATGGGAATTGTCCTCATGGGGATTGGCGCCTTGAATGATGCTGGCATGCAGGGGGCAGTATTCCAGGTCGTGTCCCACGGTCTGATTGCGAGCCTGTTCTTCCTCTTGGTGGGGGTCATGCAGAATCGTTTTCATACGACCGATATGCGGAAGCTGGGCGGACTGTGGAATGGAATGCCGGTTTTCTCAGGGCTCCTGCTGACGGCAGGAATGGCATCGCTTGGCTTACCTGGCTTATCCGGATTCATCAGTGAATTCCTCGCGTTCCTCGGCGTGTTCGAGGAGGAAGCCGTCCTTGGCGCGATAGGGACACTTGGAATTATTTTGACAGCTGTGTATATACTCCGGGCCGTGCTTAAGATGACATTTGGGCCTGCTCAAACAAAAGCGCGAGATCTTCGCTTAATTGAATGGATGCCGGCAGCAGTGCTGGTAGGTATTATTGTGCTCATCGGTGTTTATCCGTCCATCCTTGAGCGCGCGATTTCAGGAATGGGGGGGTGA
- the nuoN gene encoding NADH-quinone oxidoreductase subunit NuoN — protein sequence MDMDTLLSFNWSLMVPEFIILAAAVLLSILDLVMPREIGRRVLGWFAFVSVLLALAVVVGLTSAEAGSILYDTFVLDAFAKAFKIVLLIGSALVLLLAIDHQPSAGMKPYQGEFYYLFLTALLGGMMMTSSADLITLFVGLELLSVSSYILAGMRKHSIKSTEAAMKYVVNGGISTAIVLFAMSYLYGLGGTTNLYELSNQFAIETNEQYQYIAGLSFFILLVGLSFKLATVPFHMWAPDVYEGSPTPVTAFLSIVSKAAGFALLLRMLVTVYMTATVDSIGFLSIFTANDQYIAVLAGITMLVGNMIALRQRSLKRMLAYSSIGHAGYLLAAVAAFGQYTIEALWFYLIAYVFMVAGALAIVQFVVGDKDDDVYAMAGLYKRAPWQAVSMTIFLLSLAGIPLTAGFIGKLNIFVSFFAKENGNYILAAIMLIATIISYVFYFNVMVHMFARPGEKRRESSLSLPMGLAIGFCLVGTLALGLFPNVLLDFYQGNFADMVNLLR from the coding sequence ATGGATATGGATACCCTGCTTTCATTTAACTGGAGCTTGATGGTTCCGGAATTTATTATCCTTGCTGCGGCTGTTCTGCTCTCCATTCTTGATCTTGTGATGCCGAGGGAGATAGGGAGAAGAGTCCTCGGCTGGTTTGCCTTTGTGAGCGTGCTCCTTGCTTTAGCGGTGGTGGTAGGGCTGACCTCAGCGGAAGCTGGCTCGATTCTTTATGATACCTTCGTGCTGGACGCCTTTGCCAAAGCCTTTAAGATCGTCTTGCTGATAGGATCTGCCTTAGTGCTATTGCTGGCGATCGATCACCAGCCCTCAGCAGGCATGAAGCCTTACCAAGGAGAGTTCTATTACCTCTTCCTTACCGCGCTTTTAGGCGGGATGATGATGACATCGAGTGCGGACTTAATCACGCTCTTCGTCGGGCTTGAGCTGCTCTCCGTTTCATCCTATATATTAGCTGGGATGAGAAAGCACTCAATTAAATCTACAGAAGCAGCCATGAAATATGTCGTTAATGGAGGCATCTCTACGGCGATTGTCCTGTTTGCAATGAGTTATCTATACGGTCTTGGCGGAACGACAAACCTGTATGAGCTCAGCAACCAATTCGCGATTGAGACGAATGAGCAATATCAATATATAGCGGGCCTTTCCTTCTTCATTTTGCTAGTCGGCTTATCATTCAAGCTGGCAACCGTCCCATTCCATATGTGGGCGCCAGATGTGTATGAGGGATCACCAACACCGGTTACCGCATTCTTGAGCATCGTCTCAAAGGCTGCCGGGTTCGCTCTGCTCCTGAGGATGCTCGTGACTGTCTATATGACAGCGACTGTAGATTCAATTGGATTTCTCTCCATCTTTACGGCGAATGATCAATATATCGCAGTGCTGGCGGGAATAACAATGCTGGTCGGAAATATGATCGCCTTACGCCAAAGAAGCTTGAAGCGAATGCTTGCCTATTCAAGCATCGGGCATGCAGGCTACTTGCTTGCTGCAGTTGCAGCCTTTGGCCAATATACGATTGAGGCTCTGTGGTTTTATTTAATCGCTTATGTGTTCATGGTTGCCGGTGCCCTTGCCATTGTCCAATTTGTCGTCGGTGACAAGGATGATGATGTGTATGCCATGGCCGGCTTATATAAACGAGCCCCATGGCAAGCTGTGTCGATGACGATTTTCCTTCTGTCTCTTGCTGGAATTCCATTGACAGCCGGCTTTATTGGGAAACTCAATATTTTTGTCAGCTTTTTCGCTAAAGAGAACGGGAATTACATCCTGGCGGCTATCATGCTGATAGCGACGATCATTTCTTATGTGTTCTACTTCAATGTCATGGTTCATATGTTTGCCCGTCCGGGTGAAAAGCGGCGTGAGAGTTCGCTCTCCCTGCCAATGGGGCTTGCGATTGGTTTTTGTTTAGTGGGAACGCTTGCTCTCGGGCTATTCCCAAATGTCCTGCTTGATTTTTATCAGGGGAATTTTGCGGATATGGTCAATTTATTGAGATAA
- a CDS encoding DUF1146 family protein, whose amino-acid sequence MSSFGLQALISILSHLFFIGVTWWALQAIHFDKLLRAGRVIQARVLYILLTIAIGSSVSGFFLTYLGYSRQLPLLFE is encoded by the coding sequence ATGAGTAGTTTTGGATTACAGGCGTTAATCAGTATCCTCAGTCATTTATTTTTCATCGGAGTGACATGGTGGGCGCTTCAGGCAATCCATTTCGACAAGCTGCTTCGGGCGGGCCGGGTAATTCAAGCAAGAGTGCTGTATATTTTGCTGACTATCGCGATTGGTTCGAGTGTGAGCGGGTTTTTCCTGACTTATTTGGGATATTCCAGACAGTTACCACTTTTATTTGAGTAA
- a CDS encoding YwmB family TATA-box binding protein has protein sequence MLKKVVLPVIVGLMLLYVGNKTTEALVMNDLEKIVNGVFEINPDADVLGWTILARSTSDGDLAEMALSLKDEYPGYVWTKENTSDYIAWTGSSLNKELDVSTTIKLMSGEHDEITILYSIQGEKWSNGHAAFIRKELKTGKKGLFKNEPDYFACLKVRTGDTMNEAVYKNWMKLFDAKSVESAVESDFVSISANSKQFKNMLPNGANLQLAFRKTAEEAGTMVTIGTPIIAFEY, from the coding sequence ATGCTTAAAAAAGTCGTATTACCTGTAATTGTTGGTTTGATGCTTTTATATGTAGGGAATAAAACGACAGAAGCTTTGGTTATGAATGATTTGGAAAAAATCGTAAACGGAGTTTTTGAGATAAATCCAGACGCAGATGTATTAGGCTGGACTATCTTAGCACGCTCAACTTCAGATGGAGACCTAGCTGAGATGGCATTAAGTCTTAAAGACGAGTACCCTGGCTACGTGTGGACCAAGGAGAATACTTCTGACTACATAGCTTGGACTGGCAGTTCGCTCAATAAGGAATTGGATGTAAGTACTACAATAAAATTAATGTCTGGTGAACATGATGAAATCACAATTTTGTACTCTATTCAAGGTGAGAAGTGGTCAAACGGGCATGCAGCTTTCATTCGGAAAGAACTGAAAACCGGGAAGAAAGGTTTATTTAAAAATGAACCTGATTATTTCGCTTGTCTAAAGGTGAGAACCGGTGATACTATGAATGAGGCTGTTTATAAAAACTGGATGAAATTATTTGATGCAAAGTCAGTGGAAAGTGCTGTAGAGAGCGATTTCGTATCAATTTCTGCTAACAGCAAACAATTTAAAAATATGCTGCCAAATGGGGCTAACCTCCAGCTTGCGTTTCGTAAAACAGCTGAAGAAGCAGGAACAATGGTCACCATTGGCACACCGATAATAGCATTTGAATACTAA